A genome region from Micromonospora peucetia includes the following:
- a CDS encoding helix-turn-helix transcriptional regulator: MRTGPSPTARALRALEILQARPGVTADQLASLLGVTERAARRYVGILREAGITVESIRGPYGGYRLGRGTRLPPVVFTQEQALGLVMAVLDGQPAAIDADDLIGSALSKVIRALPDSVGRQAAALRAYASATPDRHSARPDAATTSALVAAVADRRRVLVTYRGKSGEEWDAEVDPWAVVVRYGRWYLLCHSYRADAIRTYRIDRVRAVRHLPHGFTPPDDLDPVAALEENLGAGWKYRTRVRFHASWEKVAPWIRPPMGRLEPDGDRCVLVGSTRNPAMYAQEWLAVVPFDFSVEEGPELHAAVATVAARFSAALSPSPPETRPGD, from the coding sequence GTGCGAACCGGTCCGAGCCCCACCGCCCGGGCCCTGCGCGCGCTCGAGATCCTGCAGGCACGTCCCGGCGTTACTGCCGACCAGCTCGCCTCCCTCCTGGGCGTGACAGAGCGGGCCGCGCGCCGCTACGTCGGGATCCTTCGCGAGGCCGGCATCACGGTCGAATCGATCCGCGGGCCGTACGGCGGCTACCGGCTGGGCCGCGGCACCCGGCTACCGCCGGTCGTCTTCACCCAGGAGCAGGCGCTCGGCTTGGTCATGGCCGTGCTCGACGGGCAGCCGGCCGCGATCGACGCCGACGACCTGATCGGCTCGGCACTCAGCAAGGTCATCCGGGCTCTCCCCGACAGCGTCGGACGGCAGGCGGCGGCGCTGCGGGCGTACGCCTCGGCCACCCCTGACCGACATTCGGCCCGTCCTGACGCCGCCACCACAAGCGCCCTGGTCGCCGCCGTCGCCGACCGGCGCCGCGTCCTGGTCACCTATCGAGGCAAGAGCGGCGAGGAGTGGGACGCCGAGGTCGACCCGTGGGCGGTCGTGGTGCGGTACGGGCGCTGGTATCTGCTGTGCCACTCGTACCGCGCGGACGCGATCCGCACGTACCGTATCGACCGGGTTCGGGCCGTGCGGCATCTGCCGCACGGCTTCACACCGCCCGACGACCTGGATCCGGTTGCCGCACTTGAGGAAAACCTCGGCGCAGGATGGAAGTACCGCACCCGCGTGCGGTTCCACGCGTCGTGGGAAAAGGTGGCACCGTGGATCCGGCCACCGATGGGCCGCCTCGAGCCGGACGGCGACCGGTGCGTACTGGTCGGCAGCACCCGAAACCCGGCGATGTACGCCCAGGAGTGGCTGGCCGTTGTCCCCTTCGACTTCTCTGTGGAAGAAGGCCCCGAACTCCATGCCGCCGTGGCCACGGTCGCGGCCCGCTTCAGCGCAGCACTCTCGCCTTCGCCGCCCGAGACCCGGCCCGGCGACTAG
- a CDS encoding YunG family protein, translated as MTYEKRDQRSVPLAIDLEMLRPVLRDGWGADTCDPHDVQDWHASNAARGQCGVTALIIQDLLGGELILGEVLAGDVKVGYHYWNRLADGREVDLTADQFQPPEVVVGGQVQQRPPGPPRRCRQQYEILRDRVFTALYGAVVLEEGCRVGTDCATHSQVRTPAG; from the coding sequence GTGACGTATGAAAAGCGCGACCAACGATCAGTCCCTCTCGCGATTGACCTGGAGATGCTGCGGCCGGTACTGCGCGACGGCTGGGGAGCGGATACCTGCGACCCGCACGATGTGCAGGATTGGCACGCCAGCAACGCAGCCCGTGGCCAATGCGGGGTGACTGCCTTGATCATTCAGGACCTGCTCGGCGGAGAGCTGATCCTCGGCGAGGTCCTCGCCGGAGACGTCAAGGTCGGCTACCACTACTGGAATCGATTGGCCGACGGCCGCGAGGTCGACCTGACAGCTGACCAGTTCCAGCCACCGGAAGTCGTTGTCGGCGGTCAAGTCCAGCAACGCCCGCCGGGCCCACCTCGGCGATGCCGCCAGCAGTACGAGATCCTGCGGGACCGCGTCTTCACAGCCCTCTACGGTGCCGTTGTGCTCGAAGAGGGCTGCCGGGTCGGGACCGACTGTGCGACTCACAGCCAGGTCAGGACACCGGCAGGTTGA
- a CDS encoding NUDIX domain-containing protein — protein MRRTRGERRGPAGTPQPDPPGIPGSLGSARGHVEAGESELQALAREMHEELGVHIVTESSSRLGDLHAGSGEDAVHVGVWQIRDWVGSPTNRAPEEHDDIAWVRISELGGLPLVFGALPALLRSLPEPDRLPRRDEARTTASPSGP, from the coding sequence CTGCGGCGCACTCGTGGAGAACGGCGCGGTCCTGCTGGTACACCGCAGCCCGACCCGCCGGGCATACCCGGATCTCTGGGATCTGCCCGGGGGCACGTCGAAGCGGGTGAGTCTGAACTACAGGCCCTCGCGCGTGAGATGCACGAGGAGCTAGGGGTTCACATTGTGACGGAGTCCTCGTCACGGTTGGGCGACCTGCATGCCGGCAGTGGCGAGGACGCCGTCCACGTGGGCGTCTGGCAAATCAGAGACTGGGTCGGCTCTCCCACCAACCGTGCACCTGAGGAGCATGACGACATCGCATGGGTCAGGATCAGCGAGCTGGGTGGCCTTCCCCTCGTGTTTGGCGCCCTGCCGGCATTGCTTCGTTCCCTGCCTGAGCCTGACCGGCTGCCTCGTCGCGACGAAGCACGGACAACCGCATCGCCGAGCGGCCCGTAG
- a CDS encoding VOC family protein produces the protein MTPEITRLHHIGHVVRDMTAALKLYRRLGFALPTPSYPAIVPQDGGTLEPFGAANTHADFPQDFVELVTVVNVDGVGSRVPADARLVPLNAPPSVLPSLMERINATSANLSDCLDRYEGLHILMLSSSDIEATAARLTNSGIKHGGVNTVRRPVGPRVETVRYLEIDGVQPGVEAEGRIGVAADLDPGIQSSRAADHPNGAFGLVDATLGIADSGLDAVRTRYEAYLDRTPRANGRGYVFDLGAATLTLVQASRLAEALPGQQPPALPALVAYTVEVRDLAATKDLLQTNKVPLCRAASGELFVPATAAIGTVIAFR, from the coding sequence ATGACTCCTGAGATCACCCGCCTGCACCACATCGGTCACGTGGTCCGCGATATGACCGCCGCGCTCAAGCTGTATCGACGGCTAGGGTTCGCGCTGCCCACGCCGAGTTATCCCGCGATCGTGCCGCAGGACGGAGGCACACTCGAGCCGTTCGGCGCAGCCAACACCCACGCCGACTTTCCTCAGGACTTCGTCGAACTGGTGACCGTCGTCAACGTCGACGGCGTAGGTAGTCGAGTGCCTGCCGACGCGCGACTGGTCCCGCTGAACGCCCCGCCCAGCGTGCTGCCATCGCTGATGGAGCGGATCAACGCCACCAGCGCGAACCTGTCCGACTGCCTGGACCGGTACGAGGGCCTGCACATCCTGATGCTGTCCTCGTCCGATATCGAGGCGACGGCAGCTCGTCTAACGAACTCCGGGATAAAGCACGGCGGGGTCAACACCGTGCGACGCCCAGTAGGCCCCCGAGTCGAAACAGTCCGATATCTGGAGATCGACGGCGTCCAACCTGGCGTGGAGGCAGAAGGCAGGATCGGCGTCGCCGCGGATCTGGATCCCGGAATCCAGAGCTCCCGCGCGGCCGACCATCCCAACGGCGCCTTCGGTCTCGTCGACGCTACGCTCGGCATCGCCGACTCTGGGTTGGACGCTGTCCGGACACGCTACGAGGCTTACCTTGACCGCACACCCAGGGCCAACGGGCGTGGGTATGTGTTCGATCTAGGCGCGGCAACACTGACCCTGGTGCAGGCATCCCGCCTCGCCGAGGCTCTGCCCGGACAGCAACCACCGGCACTGCCCGCCCTCGTTGCCTACACGGTCGAAGTCCGCGACCTAGCCGCGACGAAGGACCTCCTCCAAACCAATAAGGTTCCGCTCTGTCGAGCAGCATCCGGAGAGCTTTTCGTACCAGCCACCGCCGCGATCGGAACGGTGATCGCCTTCCGTTAA
- a CDS encoding TetR/AcrR family transcriptional regulator — MSAQHVDGRRLRYQHRRPELLDAVVNYVLAHGLANLAMRPLAEAVGVSHGALLHHFGTKEALLIEVTDVLRQRLADAAGLADSSGSLADLGSWWRRSMTADRLPVYRLLFEVYAQATREPERYERFLQQAMHDALGLVQRLVLAEGCPGEQAPMVASMIVAQARGLQLDLLATNDRERVDHAFSVFIGLIDRLRQSWTGEQPPTQPR, encoded by the coding sequence ATGAGCGCGCAGCACGTAGACGGCAGGCGTCTGCGTTACCAGCACCGGCGGCCCGAACTGCTCGATGCCGTGGTCAACTACGTTCTCGCGCATGGGTTAGCGAATCTGGCGATGCGGCCGTTGGCCGAGGCAGTAGGGGTCAGCCACGGGGCTCTGCTGCACCACTTCGGCACAAAGGAGGCCCTCCTCATCGAGGTGACCGATGTGCTTCGCCAGCGGTTGGCCGACGCGGCCGGCCTGGCCGACTCATCCGGCAGCCTGGCCGACCTCGGCTCGTGGTGGCGGCGGTCGATGACCGCAGACCGCCTGCCGGTCTATCGCTTGTTGTTCGAGGTCTACGCTCAGGCCACACGAGAGCCGGAGCGCTACGAGCGTTTCCTTCAGCAAGCAATGCACGACGCGCTTGGGCTCGTACAGCGGCTAGTCTTGGCAGAAGGATGCCCCGGCGAGCAAGCGCCCATGGTCGCATCGATGATCGTGGCCCAGGCACGCGGCCTGCAACTCGATCTCCTGGCTACCAACGACCGCGAACGCGTCGACCACGCCTTCTCTGTCTTCATCGGCCTGATCGACCGCCTGAGGCAAAGCTGGACCGGCGAGCAACCACCAACGCAGCCGCGCTGA
- a CDS encoding phosphotransferase family protein has product MRRLTGGWTSTMLGLTGHDGEQAVLRLVTKEPWRRHAAGLLSREAAVQRQLQRSSIPVPRSIALDLSGETAGAPAHLMSWLPGRLCLTSAADGILEAMAQVLVSIHQFAPGQDRPRQYQSWAAPGKRVMPPWAQRRQLWHQAFELLEQPVPAYAGTFLHRDFHPGNLLWSHGRISGVVDWVETSWGPATLDVAHAATYLAMLHGIEAGARFTNAYRRRVDGRHDEDEFRYWNVMDIVGYLPDPAKVVQPWRDSGLDISDDLARSRLEQRLEHVLRAH; this is encoded by the coding sequence GTGCGGCGTCTCACGGGTGGTTGGACGTCCACCATGCTGGGCCTGACCGGACACGACGGTGAACAGGCTGTACTCCGGCTGGTGACGAAGGAGCCGTGGCGTCGACACGCTGCCGGACTGCTTTCCAGAGAGGCGGCTGTCCAGCGGCAACTGCAACGGTCATCGATCCCGGTGCCTCGAAGTATCGCCCTGGATCTGTCCGGGGAGACCGCCGGGGCACCGGCACACCTCATGTCCTGGCTGCCCGGGCGGCTTTGCTTGACCTCTGCCGCGGACGGCATCCTGGAGGCAATGGCGCAGGTTCTCGTTAGCATCCATCAATTCGCTCCTGGGCAGGACAGGCCACGGCAGTACCAGTCGTGGGCTGCGCCGGGCAAACGAGTCATGCCACCGTGGGCGCAGCGGCGACAGCTATGGCATCAGGCGTTCGAGCTGCTGGAACAACCCGTGCCGGCCTATGCCGGTACGTTTCTGCACCGAGACTTTCATCCGGGAAATCTACTGTGGTCGCACGGGCGTATCAGCGGCGTAGTGGACTGGGTCGAGACATCGTGGGGACCGGCGACCCTGGACGTCGCACACGCCGCGACCTATCTGGCCATGTTGCACGGCATTGAGGCTGGGGCCAGATTCACGAACGCGTACCGTCGCCGGGTCGATGGCCGGCACGACGAGGACGAGTTCCGGTACTGGAACGTCATGGACATTGTCGGCTACCTGCCGGACCCAGCGAAAGTCGTCCAGCCATGGCGCGACTCCGGACTGGACATCAGTGACGACCTCGCTCGCAGCCGACTCGAACAGCGGCTTGAGCACGTTCTACGAGCTCACTGA
- a CDS encoding alpha/beta fold hydrolase has protein sequence MTAEQIVLVGGLWLDGSVWTSIACELEERGRLAVPVALPGQGDGNMAATLADQLTAVLAAVDAGPGRSVVVGHSAACTLAWMAADARPGRVAKVVLIGGFPSGDGQPYADFFEISDGVMPFPGWRPFNGADAADLDEQARQAFAAAAIPVPEGVARGVVRLTDERRFDVPVVVVCPEFTPAEAQEWIAAGDVPELGRAKHIGLVDIDSGHWPMMTRPTELARILAAV, from the coding sequence ATGACTGCAGAACAGATCGTGCTCGTGGGTGGCCTGTGGCTCGACGGGTCGGTGTGGACCAGCATCGCATGCGAGCTCGAAGAGAGGGGCCGCCTTGCGGTGCCGGTGGCCCTACCGGGGCAGGGCGACGGGAACATGGCGGCGACGCTGGCCGATCAACTGACCGCGGTGCTCGCCGCCGTGGACGCGGGTCCCGGCAGGTCGGTGGTGGTGGGGCACTCCGCAGCCTGCACCCTGGCCTGGATGGCGGCCGACGCGCGGCCCGGGCGCGTGGCCAAGGTCGTGCTGATCGGCGGGTTTCCCTCAGGCGACGGGCAGCCGTACGCCGACTTCTTCGAGATCAGCGACGGTGTCATGCCGTTCCCAGGCTGGAGACCGTTCAACGGGGCGGACGCGGCCGACCTGGACGAGCAGGCCCGGCAGGCCTTCGCGGCGGCGGCGATCCCGGTTCCCGAGGGCGTGGCCAGGGGCGTCGTACGGCTGACAGACGAGCGGCGATTCGACGTTCCGGTCGTGGTGGTGTGCCCGGAGTTCACACCTGCCGAGGCGCAGGAGTGGATCGCCGCGGGAGACGTACCCGAGCTGGGCCGGGCCAAGCACATCGGCCTGGTCGACATCGACTCCGGACATTGGCCGATGATGACGCGGCCCACAGAGCTGGCGCGGATCCTCGCCGCGGTCTAG